The Halorientalis sp. IM1011 genome window below encodes:
- a CDS encoding ubiquitin-like small modifier protein 1 yields the protein MEWKLFANLKEVVGQSEVEVDVQPGATFGEALDALLEAHPELAEEVLNDDGELRDHIRVLHNGDNPFVSAEGRDTELEAGDELALFPPVSGG from the coding sequence ATGGAGTGGAAGTTGTTCGCCAATCTCAAAGAGGTCGTCGGCCAGTCGGAAGTCGAGGTCGACGTCCAGCCGGGCGCGACCTTCGGCGAGGCACTGGACGCACTGTTAGAGGCCCATCCCGAACTCGCCGAAGAAGTGCTGAACGACGACGGCGAGTTGCGCGACCACATCCGCGTCCTCCACAACGGGGACAACCCCTTCGTCTCCGCCGAGGGCCGGGACACCGAATTAGAGGCGGGCGACGAACTCGCGCTGTTCCCGCCGGTCAGCGGCGGGTGA
- a CDS encoding TrkA C-terminal domain-containing protein, giving the protein MAQAVALFDGPVVAIASLVGLAVLAGALSGTVALLYRWYANERIQRGLPVLVGLSGVSVSLNATTALGQVIAGTNDALSPETALFNVAAFLVAGLTAAGAVDVGDRFGNDLFAATGARSVEGEVSRVVEAVGRVIAVDLPEEIDDIVGYDPVADETKDQLAGRTFLFPKRLTVAELEDRLRTRIKGDFGVGHVDVDLAADGTVEYLAVGARVAGIGPTLPPETAAVAVRADPALAASSGDVVQVWRPDPFERVTTAEIRGVADDIVTLAVDAADTPRLDTDTEYRLLTLPVESRTDREFASLLRAADETMSVVGIEADSPLAGQPVGSLDVTVIAVRLDSGGVEALPDRSHVLGADDAVYAVAKPERLRRLEAAASGVDATTSTAGAVDAADD; this is encoded by the coding sequence ATGGCCCAGGCCGTCGCGCTGTTCGACGGACCGGTCGTCGCGATCGCCAGCCTCGTCGGACTGGCAGTGCTGGCCGGCGCGCTCTCTGGCACCGTCGCCCTGCTGTACCGGTGGTACGCCAACGAGCGCATCCAGCGCGGCCTCCCGGTGCTGGTCGGCCTCAGCGGCGTCTCGGTCTCCCTGAACGCGACGACGGCGCTCGGACAGGTCATCGCGGGAACGAACGACGCGCTCTCGCCCGAAACCGCCCTGTTCAACGTCGCCGCCTTTCTCGTCGCGGGACTCACCGCGGCCGGGGCCGTCGACGTGGGCGACCGCTTCGGCAACGACCTCTTCGCCGCCACCGGGGCCAGGAGCGTCGAGGGCGAGGTCAGCCGCGTCGTCGAGGCCGTCGGCCGCGTGATCGCGGTCGACCTCCCCGAGGAGATCGACGACATCGTCGGCTACGATCCCGTCGCCGACGAGACCAAAGACCAACTGGCCGGCCGGACCTTCCTCTTTCCCAAACGGCTGACCGTCGCGGAACTGGAAGACCGCCTGCGCACGCGGATCAAGGGTGATTTCGGCGTCGGGCACGTCGACGTCGACCTCGCCGCCGACGGGACCGTCGAGTACCTCGCCGTGGGTGCGCGGGTCGCGGGCATCGGCCCGACGCTCCCCCCCGAGACGGCCGCCGTCGCCGTCCGGGCGGATCCCGCCCTCGCAGCCAGTTCCGGCGACGTGGTGCAGGTGTGGCGACCCGACCCCTTCGAGCGGGTGACGACCGCCGAGATCCGGGGCGTAGCCGACGATATCGTGACGCTGGCCGTCGACGCAGCCGACACGCCACGGCTCGACACCGACACCGAGTACCGGCTGCTCACCCTCCCCGTCGAGTCTCGGACCGACAGGGAGTTCGCCTCGCTCCTCCGGGCCGCCGACGAGACCATGAGCGTCGTCGGAATCGAGGCCGACAGCCCGCTGGCGGGCCAGCCCGTCGGCTCCCTCGACGTGACCGTGATCGCCGTCCGCCTCGACTCCGGCGGTGTCGAGGCGCTCCCCGACCGCAGCCACGTTCTCGGGGCCGACGATGCGGTCTACGCCGTCGCCAAACCCGAACGCCTCCGCAGACTCGAAGCCGCCGCGTCGGGCGTCGACGCGACCACCTCGACGGCTGGCGCGGTCGACGCCGCCGACGACTGA
- a CDS encoding BGTF surface domain-containing protein encodes MNDTSPLGVALGGIVLLAVLSLVAVGGAAGATAGTTCPAGPPHDDATGNGSVAVDMFAAESDTFGELATLGGIRAAMDDDRVVRPRSDGGDHPMVANDRVRIFRLRFAGEATRVLHGIEGPSERAIDRHVDRRLTSAENVSFDVRTGTCSPEVDLSASYDAGAVEYVVDARNRSIYVVLDAKRAVFEYAGFRYRGGVVELRVGDGEDRIEDSTYYTIGDEMASIDGEEPFHLNGTDNATVSGRTSGFPGTNVTVELNVSGEPTPRRRTVTVGPDWRFAATFDLSSVPANTRVVADLPGYEYSEAVGVVEPSPAFVGEVWGHLDDSAVVVKALDLSRSGHLVVREYNASDPLGGRVLGHTRVDSDDDHASIPVSELDFRTRRLVVVPVRDYGNETYDPETDRPFRVDGVPVRRVARVENPHVGQRRVTPTPTTTTESSSTERSTSEPPQSRTDRTARATTTGTGPGFGTGLAVLAVVAVAFAVRLTRR; translated from the coding sequence ATGAACGACACGTCTCCTCTGGGTGTGGCGCTCGGCGGGATCGTCCTGCTGGCGGTGCTGTCGCTCGTCGCGGTCGGTGGCGCTGCGGGCGCGACGGCCGGCACGACCTGTCCCGCTGGCCCGCCGCACGACGACGCCACCGGGAACGGGTCGGTCGCCGTGGACATGTTCGCGGCAGAGAGCGACACGTTCGGCGAGTTGGCCACCCTCGGCGGGATCCGGGCGGCGATGGACGACGATCGGGTCGTCAGACCCCGAAGCGACGGTGGGGACCATCCGATGGTCGCGAACGACCGCGTCCGCATCTTTCGGTTGCGGTTCGCTGGCGAGGCGACCCGGGTCCTCCACGGCATCGAGGGACCCAGCGAGCGGGCGATCGACCGGCACGTCGACCGCCGGCTCACCTCGGCGGAGAACGTCAGCTTCGACGTCAGAACCGGGACCTGCAGTCCCGAGGTCGATCTGTCCGCATCGTACGACGCGGGTGCGGTCGAGTACGTGGTCGACGCCCGAAACCGCTCGATCTACGTCGTCCTCGACGCAAAGCGGGCGGTCTTCGAGTACGCCGGCTTCAGGTACAGAGGGGGTGTCGTCGAACTCCGGGTCGGCGACGGTGAGGACAGGATCGAAGACTCGACCTACTACACGATCGGTGACGAGATGGCCAGTATCGACGGCGAGGAGCCGTTCCACCTGAACGGAACGGACAACGCCACCGTCTCGGGTCGGACGAGTGGCTTCCCCGGAACGAACGTCACCGTCGAACTGAACGTGAGCGGTGAGCCGACGCCCAGACGGCGGACTGTCACTGTCGGCCCCGACTGGCGGTTCGCGGCGACCTTCGACCTCTCGTCGGTTCCGGCGAACACGCGGGTCGTCGCCGACCTGCCCGGGTACGAGTACTCGGAGGCGGTCGGCGTCGTCGAACCGTCACCGGCGTTCGTCGGGGAAGTCTGGGGACACCTCGACGATTCGGCGGTGGTCGTCAAGGCGCTGGACCTCTCGCGGAGCGGGCATCTCGTGGTCCGTGAGTACAACGCGTCCGACCCGCTGGGCGGGCGGGTGCTGGGACACACGCGGGTCGATTCGGACGACGACCACGCGTCGATACCCGTGTCCGAGCTGGATTTCAGGACCCGGCGGCTCGTCGTCGTGCCCGTCCGTGATTACGGGAACGAGACCTACGACCCGGAGACGGACCGGCCCTTCCGCGTCGACGGCGTGCCTGTGAGGCGGGTGGCGCGGGTCGAGAACCCGCACGTCGGCCAGCGCCGCGTGACGCCGACTCCGACGACCACGACCGAGTCGAGTTCAACAGAGCGTTCGACGTCCGAGCCACCGCAGTCCCGAACGGACCGGACAGCCCGGGCCACCACTACGGGAACCGGTCCGGGCTTCGGCACGGGACTGGCCGTTCTGGCCGTCGTCGCTGTCGCCTTCGCGGTCCGCCTCACCCGCCGCTGA
- a CDS encoding GNAT family N-acetyltransferase, giving the protein MPDLRVRQARADDHDAVVDFTDDPWPDREVSDYIPRVFPEWVASDGPEQRTFVATVDGDPMGVCQGVCLSDHEAWAQGMRVAPDARGLGLAHRLTEAVFDWAAERGATVCRNLVFSWNVQGLGTSRGIGFEPVTEFRWVHPEPDADAEVASDTTHTVTGHADAAWSYWQRSDACRTLRGLALAPDESWAVRELTRADLRRFADEGAVFAVQSGSDGTVGTAYRARDYEPGDGDERVAEYGVAAWTDVPAARVLFAAIARDAAAVGADRTRVLLPETPRAVSDAAYAGVELGEEPDFVLEADLTDR; this is encoded by the coding sequence ATGCCCGACCTCCGCGTCCGGCAGGCCCGCGCCGACGATCACGACGCGGTCGTCGACTTTACCGACGACCCCTGGCCGGACCGCGAGGTGAGCGACTACATTCCGCGCGTGTTCCCCGAGTGGGTCGCGAGCGACGGCCCCGAGCAACGGACGTTCGTGGCGACGGTCGACGGCGATCCCATGGGTGTCTGCCAGGGCGTCTGCCTCTCGGACCACGAGGCCTGGGCGCAGGGGATGCGTGTCGCACCCGACGCACGCGGGCTGGGGCTCGCGCACCGACTGACCGAGGCCGTCTTCGACTGGGCGGCCGAGCGCGGTGCGACCGTCTGTCGCAACCTCGTCTTTTCGTGGAACGTCCAGGGACTCGGGACCTCCCGCGGTATCGGCTTCGAGCCCGTCACCGAGTTCCGGTGGGTCCACCCCGAACCCGATGCCGACGCCGAAGTTGCGAGTGATACGACCCATACCGTCACCGGCCACGCGGACGCGGCCTGGAGTTACTGGCAGCGCAGCGACGCATGCCGGACGCTCCGCGGGCTGGCACTGGCACCCGACGAATCGTGGGCCGTCCGGGAACTGACGCGTGCGGACCTCCGGCGGTTCGCGGACGAAGGAGCGGTATTCGCGGTGCAGAGCGGGAGCGACGGGACAGTAGGAACGGCCTACCGCGCCCGCGACTACGAACCCGGAGACGGCGACGAGCGGGTCGCGGAGTACGGCGTCGCCGCGTGGACTGACGTGCCGGCCGCTCGCGTGCTGTTCGCAGCGATCGCCCGGGACGCCGCCGCGGTCGGCGCGGACAGGACTCGGGTGCTGCTCCCCGAAACGCCGCGGGCGGTCAGCGACGCCGCCTACGCCGGGGTCGAACTCGGCGAGGAACCCGATTTCGTACTGGAAGCCGATCTGACGGACCGATAG